The Thermaerobacter subterraneus DSM 13965 sequence CACACCCTGGCCTCCACGACCCATGTGGGCGACCGGGTCGACCCCGGTCACCACCTGATGGTCCTCAAGAGCAGTGGCCAGCTGGCCGCCCACCTGCAGGCTGCGCCGCCCCACGTGGCGGCCACCTGGTTGTGGGTGGCCCTGGCCAACGGGGACGTGGCCACGGCCGCCCACATGGTGGCGGACCCCCACGACCCGGCCTGGAATCTTCTGGCGCGCCGGCTGGCCACGCGGATGCAGTTCGTGGAGATCGACCAGGCCACGACCCTGGCGGTACAAGGCCCGCAGGCCCGGGTCCGGGTCCGGGGAACCGTCTACTACGCCGGTGATCCGCCGCCGGTGGCGCTGGATCTGACCTGGGCCATGACCCGCCAGGACGGGTTCTGGACGGTGGTCGCCTCCGACGTGGCCCGCCTGCTCCCCCCTGAATCGGACTCTCCGGCCGCACCCGGCCCTGCCGCGCCCGGTGCGCCGCGGCGCTAGCCTACCGGCCACGGGGTCGCCCCGGCGCCCGACCTGCGCCCAGGACCACCGCCCCGGTCAGGACCCAACGGCGGTCCCCCTGGTGCGGGACCCGAAAGTCTCAGCCCCGTCTCAGGGGATCATCAGCATCGTGGGGTTCACTGGCAGGCGGGGAGTTGCCCTGGCAGGAGACACCCCCGCAGCAAACTAAGGAAAACACTGCAACCCGCTCCGGGACGGGCCCCCGCGGCTCCGGCCCCGGCAAGGAGGTCAAGCCCATGAACAGCCGGCCGCCCCATGGCGATCAGACCGCCGGTTCCCCGCCCACCGTTCCCCCGCCTCCATCCCCCGCCCAGCCCGCCGGGGATGGCTCCCGCGGCCCGGCGACGGCGGGCCGCGGCACGGGCCAGAATCAGGCCGCCGGGCCCGCCGCCGGCGACGGCGGCCACCACCGCACCGGAGGGACACCTCGCCGCGCCGGCCTGGCCACCCTGCCGGCCCTCTATCCGGCACCCATCCCCCAGGACGGGCTGGAAGCCGGGCGCGTGCTGCTGCGCGACGGCACCGCCGCCACCCTGCGCCCCGCCCGGGACCGGGACCGCCCCCTCGTGGCCGAGTTCCTCGGGCGGGTCTCGGACCAGTCCCTCATGCGCCGCTTCTTCGCCGGCGAGTCCCGCGAGGCGGCGGTGGAAAGCCTGCTCCAGGTGGGGCCACCGGACGAGCGCTACACCCTGCTGGTGCTGGTGGGAGACCCCGACCACCCGCGCATCGTGGCCAGCGGCACGTACGTCCGGGACGAGCGGGACCCCGACGCGGCGGAAGTGGCCTTCCTCGTGGAAGACGCGTACCAGGGCCGGGGACTCGGCACCCTGCTGCTGGAACGGCTGGCCCTGATCGCCGCCCGCCACGGGATCCGCCGTTTCATCGCCTGGACCCAGCCGGACAACCGCCGCATGCTGGAGGTTCTGCGCGCCAGCGGCTTCGAAGCAGAACAGCACCACCGGGACGGTTACGTCGTGGTCAGCTTGGATGTCCAGCCCAGCCCGGAGAGCGTGGAACGCAGCGAGATGCGGGACCGCATCGCCACGGTGGCCTCCCTGCGGCCCCTCTTCCGGCCCCGGGGCATCGCCGTGGTGGGCGCCTCCCGGGATCCCGGCAGCATCGGTTACCGGATTCTAGAAGCCCTGGTGATGAACCGCTACCAGGGTCCCGTCTACCCCGTCAACCCGAAAGCCGGCGTGGTGGGGTCGATCCCGGCCTACCGTTCGGTGCTGGACATCCCCGGTCCCGTGGACCTGGCCGTCATCGCCGTGCCCCGGGACGCGGTGCTCGACGTGGTCGACCAGTGCGGGGCCAAGGGGGTGCGCGGGCTGGTGGTGATCACCGCCGGCTTCGCGGAGACCGGAGCCGAGGGCCGGGAGCTGCAGGAACGCCTGGTGGCCAAGGTGCGGGGCTACGGCATGCGCATGGTCGGCCCCAACTGCCTGGGGCTGATCAACACCGCCCCCGACGTGCGGATGAACGCCAGCTTCTCGCCGGTGTTCCCGCCCCACGGGCGGGTGGCCATGTCGTCCCAGAGCGGGGCCCTGGGGCTGGCCATCCTGGAGTACGCCCGGGACCTGGGGCTCGGCCTCTCCACCTTCGTCAGCGTGGGCAACAAGGCCGACGTCTCGGGCAACGACCTGATCCAGTACTGGGAGGACGACGAGGACACCGACCTGATCCTGCTCTACCTGGAGTCCTTCGGTAACCCGCGGCGGTTCGCCCGCCTGGCCCGGCGGGTGGGACGCAAGAAGCCGATCCTGGCCGTCAAGGCAGGGCGGACGGCGGCGGGAACCAAGGCCGCCGGCTCCCACACGGCCGCCCTGGCGGCCAGCGACACCGCCGTGGAAG is a genomic window containing:
- a CDS encoding bifunctional GNAT family N-acetyltransferase/acetate--CoA ligase family protein, which translates into the protein MNSRPPHGDQTAGSPPTVPPPPSPAQPAGDGSRGPATAGRGTGQNQAAGPAAGDGGHHRTGGTPRRAGLATLPALYPAPIPQDGLEAGRVLLRDGTAATLRPARDRDRPLVAEFLGRVSDQSLMRRFFAGESREAAVESLLQVGPPDERYTLLVLVGDPDHPRIVASGTYVRDERDPDAAEVAFLVEDAYQGRGLGTLLLERLALIAARHGIRRFIAWTQPDNRRMLEVLRASGFEAEQHHRDGYVVVSLDVQPSPESVERSEMRDRIATVASLRPLFRPRGIAVVGASRDPGSIGYRILEALVMNRYQGPVYPVNPKAGVVGSIPAYRSVLDIPGPVDLAVIAVPRDAVLDVVDQCGAKGVRGLVVITAGFAETGAEGRELQERLVAKVRGYGMRMVGPNCLGLINTAPDVRMNASFSPVFPPHGRVAMSSQSGALGLAILEYARDLGLGLSTFVSVGNKADVSGNDLIQYWEDDEDTDLILLYLESFGNPRRFARLARRVGRKKPILAVKAGRTAAGTKAAGSHTAALAASDTAVEALFRQAGVIRADTLEDMFDIAALLANQPLPAGPRVAVVTNAGGPGILATDALAAAGLEVPEPSPATREALRRFLPPAASLGNPIDMIASATAEDYRQTLRAVLADPTFDAALVIFIPVGLADVDGVAAAVRDAVAEAREAGHHKPVLACFMSTRGLRQPLAVGDERIPSYRFPESAARALAKAYEYARWRRRPLGRIPAHPDLDIDRARAICREAAARGGGWLPAEEVDGVLEAFGLPRVPSRFVRDEEAAVQAAEELGYPVVVKMASRTLVHKTEWDGVQLNLEDAGAVRAACRGIRDRLAAAGRAGELDGFVVQPMLPGGTELVVGVTEDPLFGPLVAFGLGGVHVEILQDVVFRITPLTDVDAAEMVRSIRGYRLLEGYRGHPPADQEAIQDVLLRVSRLVEEVPEIAELDINPLKAYEPGRGCYVIDARIRVEPEEPGSRQRSAPDPGDA